AGCAGGAGGCGCTGTCGGGCCGCTTCGCGCGCCAGGGCGAGGACAAGTTCGCCGGCCTCGAGCTGGATGAGGGCATCAGCAAGGCCCCGCTGCTCACCGACTGCACCGCGCGCTTCCAGTGCCGCACCGCCTTCAGCTACGACGGCGGTGACCATGTCATCTTCGTCGGCGAGGTGCTGGCCTACGACCACAGCAACCTGCCGCCGCTGGTGTTCCAGAGCGGGCAGTACGCGCTGGCCGCGCGCAAGCCGCGCGAGGAAGTCCGCCTGGGCGCCACGCCGCCGCCCGAGTGCAGCTACACCGAGGACCTCCTCGGCTACCTGCTGGGCCGTGCGCATTATCAGATGCTGTACGCCCTGCGCCAGCTGCTGAGCACCCAGGCGCTGGACGAGCGCTCGTTCTTCATCCTGTCGGTGCTGTCGATCCAGGACCGCCTGACCCTCGATGAACTCAACGCCTTCATTGCCTACACCGGCATGCTGGCCAGCGCCGAATCGATGGCTGCCCTCGAGTCCCAGCAGCTCGTCGCGCTCGAAACCGACGACGGCGAGACACGCTACGCGCTGACCGCGGACGGTCGCGAGGCCTCGCTGCGCCAGATCGCGCTCGCCAAGGCGGTCGAGGAAGACATCGCCGCCAAGCTCGGCACCGGCGACACGATGGCCCTCAAGCTGCTGCTCAAGCGCCTGATCTCGACCAGCGACCCCGGCATGCCCGACCTCTGGTCGGCGCGCTGACACGCCCTGCCGACTCGCCACACTCTCCCGCGCCACCGAACGACAAGAAAGGACACCCCATGCCCCTGATCGAACGCTTCCGCCTGGACAACCAGGTCGCCATCGTCACCGGCGGCGGCCGCGGCATCGGCCGCGCCATCGCCCTGAGCTATGCCGAGGCCGGGGCCGACGTGGTGTGCGCGGCGCGCACGCTGGCCGACGTCGAGGCCGTGGCGGAAGAGGTCCGCGGCCTCGGCCGGCGCGCGCTCGCCGTGCAGTGCGACGTCACCGACCTGCCGCAGCTGGCGGGCGTGGTCGAGGCCGCGCTGAAGGCCTTCGGCCGCATCACCCACCTGGTCAACAACGCTGGCGGCTCCGGCCCCAACGACCCGCTCAAGATGTCCGCCGAGAAGTTCGAGGGGGTGTTCCGCTTCAACGTCAGCTCGGCCTACGAGCTCACCCGCCTGTGCGTGCCGCACATGCGCGCGGCCGGCGGTGGCAACGTGATCAACATCACCTCGGGCGCGGCTCGCTACGCCCAGCCCTACTTCAGCGCCTATGGCACCGCCAAGGCCGGACTCTCCCAATTGACGCGCCTGCTGGCGCAGGATTTCGCGCCCGACGTCCGCGTGAACGCGATCGCGCCCGGACCGATCATGACCGCCGCGCTCGACCGTGCCCTGCCCGCCAACATGCGCGAGGGCATGATCAAGAACACGCCCCTGAAGCGCCTCGGCGAGGTCGAGGACATCGCCGCAGCCGCGCTCTATCTCGCCACGCCGGCCTCGGCCTGGGTGACGGGCAAGATCATCGAGGTCGATGGTGGCGCCGAGTCGAGCGTCTGGCCCGGCTGATCCCTCCCGACCTGGCTCTCGCTCACGAATGAACCCGAACATGGACACTTCGCTGATCCGTCGCCTCGGCGACGAACTCTACGCCGCCCTGCGCGAACGCCGCACGCTGACGCCCCTGACCGACCGCCATCCGGAGATCGGCATCGACGACGCGTACCACATCTCGCTGCACATGCTCGAGCGCCGCCAGGCTGCCGGCGAGCGCGTGGTGGGCAAGAAGATCGGCGTCACCAGCAAGCCGGTGCAGGACATGCTCAACGTGCATCAGCCCGACTTCGGCTTCCTCACCGATGCCATGCACTATGCGGACGGCGCCACCATCGCGATCGCCGCGGCCGGACTGATCCAGCCGCGCGCCGAGGGCGAGATCGCCTTCATGCTGAAGTCGGACCTGCACGGCCCGGGCGTGACCAGGGAGGACGTGCTCGCGGCCACGGCCTGGGTTGCGCCCTGCTTCGAGATCGTCGATTCCCGCATCGACGACTGGAAGATCCGGATCCAGGACACCGTGGCCGACAACGCCTCCTGCGGCGTATTCGTGATCGGCGAGCAGCACACCGACCCGGCCGGGCTGGACCTCGCGGCCGTGCGCATGCGCATGTCGCGCAATGGCGAACCCGTCGGCGAAGGCCTCGGCTCCGCGGTGCAGGGCCATCCGGCCGAGGCCGTGGCCTGGCTCGCGAACACGCTCGGCCGCTTCGGCATCCCCTTCCGCGCCGGCGAGCTGATCCTGTCCGGTTCGCTCGCGCCGCTGGTTCCTGCGCGCGCAGGTGATCGTTTCGAAATGGAGATCGAGGGCCTCGGCCGCTGTTCGGTGGCGTTCAGCTGATCTCGACCGTCTGCAGGCGTGCGGCGGCGTCTCTCTCCCTCGTCCCCCCGCCGCCGCGCTGCCTGCACCCCGCGCAATCCTTCCCCATTCCAGCACACGGCCATTCGCGGCCGCAACGCGGAGAGCTATTCACATGAGCAACAAGATCAAATGCGCCCTGATCGGTCCGGGCAACATCGGCACCGACCTGCTGTACAAGTTGAAGCGCAGCCCGGTGCTCGAGCCGGTCTGGATGGTGGGCATCGACGCCACCTCGGAGGGCCTGGCGCGCGCGCGCGAACTCGGCCTCAAGACCACCGCCGAGGGCGTCGATGGGCTGCTGCCGCATGTGCTGGCCGACGGCGTGCAGATCGCCTTCGACGCCACCAGCGCCTACGTCCATGCCGAGAACAGCCGCAAGCTCAACGAACTCGGCGTGCTGATGATCGACCTCACCCCCGCGGCCATCGGCCCCTTCTGCGTGCCGCCGGTCAATCTGGTGGAACACGTCGGCAAGGGCGAGATGAACGTCAACATGGTCACCTGCGGCGGCCAGGCCACGATCCCGATGGTTGCGGCCGTGTCGCGCGTGCAGCCGGTGGCCTACGGCGAGATCGTCGCCACCGTGTCCTCCAAGTCGGCCGGCCCCGGCACGCGCAAGAACATCGACGAATTCACCCGCACCACCGCGGGCGCGGTCGAGAAGGTCGGCGGCGCGAAGAAGGGCAAGGCGATCATCATCCTGAATCCGGCCGAGCCGCCGCTGATCATGCGCGACACGGTGCATTGCCTGACCGAGACCGAACCCGACCAGGCCGCGATCACCGAATCCACCCACGCCATGATCCGCGAGGTGCAGAAGTACGTGCCCGGCTACCGCCTGGTCAATGGCCCGGTGTTCGACGGCAACCGCGTCTCGGTGTACCTGGAGGTCGAAGGCCTGGGCGACTATCTGCCCAAGTACGCCGGCAACCTCGACATCATGACCGCGGCCGGTGCGCGCACCGCCGAGATGTTCGCCGAGGAGATCCTCGCCGGGCGTCTGAAGCTCGAATCCAACCGCGCCACCATGGTGGCCTGAGCGCCCCGGCCACAAGGAGAGATGAACATGGAACTTCGCGGCAAGAAGATCACCGTCCACGACATGACCCTGCGTGACGGCATGCACCCCAAGCGCCACCTGATGACGCTCGAGCAGATGAAGAGCATCGCCACCGGGCTCGATGAAGCGGGCGTGCCGCTGATCGAGGTCACCCACGGCGACGGCCTCGGTGGCAGCTCGGTGAACTACGGCTTCCCGGCGCACAGCGACGAGGAGTACCTCGGCGCGGTGATCCCGCTGATGAAGCAGGCCAAGGTCTCGGCGCTGCTGCTGCCGGGCATCGGCACCGTCGATCACCTGCAGATGGCGCACGAGCTGGGGGTCTCCACCATCCGCGTGGCCACCCACTGCACCGAGGCCGACGTCTCCGAGCAGCACATCGGCATGGCCCGCAAGCTCGGCATGGACACCGTCGGCTTCCTGATGATGGCGCACATGAACAGCCCCGAAGGGCTGGTCAAGCAGGCGAAACTGATGGAGAGCTACGG
This region of Thauera sp. JM12B12 genomic DNA includes:
- a CDS encoding fumarylacetoacetate hydrolase family protein, which codes for MDTSLIRRLGDELYAALRERRTLTPLTDRHPEIGIDDAYHISLHMLERRQAAGERVVGKKIGVTSKPVQDMLNVHQPDFGFLTDAMHYADGATIAIAAAGLIQPRAEGEIAFMLKSDLHGPGVTREDVLAATAWVAPCFEIVDSRIDDWKIRIQDTVADNASCGVFVIGEQHTDPAGLDLAAVRMRMSRNGEPVGEGLGSAVQGHPAEAVAWLANTLGRFGIPFRAGELILSGSLAPLVPARAGDRFEMEIEGLGRCSVAFS
- a CDS encoding flavin reductase family protein; translation: MTTQTGFDPQAFRAALGTFTTGVTIITTRAADGEAIGITANSFNSVSLNPPLVLWSLAKNARSLAAFSTAKHWNVHVLSAEQEALSGRFARQGEDKFAGLELDEGISKAPLLTDCTARFQCRTAFSYDGGDHVIFVGEVLAYDHSNLPPLVFQSGQYALAARKPREEVRLGATPPPECSYTEDLLGYLLGRAHYQMLYALRQLLSTQALDERSFFILSVLSIQDRLTLDELNAFIAYTGMLASAESMAALESQQLVALETDDGETRYALTADGREASLRQIALAKAVEEDIAAKLGTGDTMALKLLLKRLISTSDPGMPDLWSAR
- a CDS encoding glucose 1-dehydrogenase — protein: MPLIERFRLDNQVAIVTGGGRGIGRAIALSYAEAGADVVCAARTLADVEAVAEEVRGLGRRALAVQCDVTDLPQLAGVVEAALKAFGRITHLVNNAGGSGPNDPLKMSAEKFEGVFRFNVSSAYELTRLCVPHMRAAGGGNVINITSGAARYAQPYFSAYGTAKAGLSQLTRLLAQDFAPDVRVNAIAPGPIMTAALDRALPANMREGMIKNTPLKRLGEVEDIAAAALYLATPASAWVTGKIIEVDGGAESSVWPG
- a CDS encoding acetaldehyde dehydrogenase (acetylating) — protein: MSNKIKCALIGPGNIGTDLLYKLKRSPVLEPVWMVGIDATSEGLARARELGLKTTAEGVDGLLPHVLADGVQIAFDATSAYVHAENSRKLNELGVLMIDLTPAAIGPFCVPPVNLVEHVGKGEMNVNMVTCGGQATIPMVAAVSRVQPVAYGEIVATVSSKSAGPGTRKNIDEFTRTTAGAVEKVGGAKKGKAIIILNPAEPPLIMRDTVHCLTETEPDQAAITESTHAMIREVQKYVPGYRLVNGPVFDGNRVSVYLEVEGLGDYLPKYAGNLDIMTAAGARTAEMFAEEILAGRLKLESNRATMVA